The following coding sequences are from one Ancylobacter sp. TS-1 window:
- a CDS encoding NADH:ubiquinone oxidoreductase subunit NDUFA12, with the protein MKLSDVITETFTWWNGQTMGTRFHTWRHGEFVGEDEAGNRYYRTKGGKIDPALGFERRWVIFNGYAEATAIPPGWHAWMHQRSDVPPSQETYVPREWEKPHRPNPTGTANAYHPPGSTLASGHRPVVTGDYKAWTPE; encoded by the coding sequence GTGAAGCTTTCCGACGTCATCACCGAGACCTTCACCTGGTGGAACGGCCAGACCATGGGCACGCGCTTCCACACATGGCGCCATGGTGAGTTCGTTGGCGAGGACGAGGCCGGCAACCGCTACTACCGCACCAAGGGCGGCAAGATCGACCCGGCGCTCGGCTTCGAGCGCCGCTGGGTGATCTTCAACGGCTATGCCGAGGCGACCGCGATTCCGCCCGGCTGGCATGCCTGGATGCACCAGCGCTCCGACGTGCCGCCGTCGCAGGAGACCTATGTCCCGCGCGAGTGGGAGAAGCCGCACCGGCCCAACCCGACCGGCACCGCCAATGCCTATCACCCGCCCGGCTCGACCCTCGCCAGCGGCCACCGCCCGGTTGTGACGGGCGACTACAAGGCCTGGACGCCCGAGTGA
- a CDS encoding DUF2155 domain-containing protein — MFAAPFRSALLAAVALAPVVLAPVVLAALTAPLAAQQGWQGGVDAQPLAPPPGLPSGPVENPDSPPGGPGVPSIMEDPDAGAPRAPAQAPPEVPGQASVGPGGDIEVVQPPEQKVENPTAEFSGLDKITGRIISFDVSINETVQFGALRITPRACYTRPETEQQNTTGFVEVQEITLDGKVQPLFGGWMFASSPGLHGVEHPIYDVWLTDCKQSAPVIASPGGQQ, encoded by the coding sequence ATGTTCGCCGCTCCGTTCCGTTCCGCGCTTCTCGCCGCCGTGGCGCTTGCCCCCGTGGTTCTCGCCCCCGTGGTTCTTGCCGCGTTGACGGCGCCGCTCGCCGCCCAGCAGGGCTGGCAGGGCGGTGTCGATGCCCAGCCGCTGGCGCCGCCGCCCGGCCTGCCGTCCGGCCCGGTCGAGAATCCCGATTCGCCCCCCGGCGGCCCCGGCGTGCCCTCCATCATGGAAGACCCGGACGCCGGCGCCCCGCGCGCGCCCGCGCAGGCGCCGCCCGAGGTTCCCGGTCAGGCCAGCGTCGGCCCCGGCGGCGACATCGAGGTGGTGCAGCCGCCCGAGCAGAAGGTCGAGAACCCGACCGCCGAGTTCTCCGGCCTCGACAAGATCACCGGCCGGATCATCTCCTTCGACGTCTCGATCAACGAGACCGTCCAGTTCGGCGCGCTGCGCATCACCCCGCGCGCCTGCTACACGCGGCCGGAGACCGAGCAGCAGAACACCACGGGCTTCGTGGAGGTTCAGGAGATCACGCTCGACGGCAAGGTGCAGCCGCTGTTCGGCGGCTGGATGTTCGCTTCCAGCCCCGGCCTGCACGGTGTCGAGCACCCGATCTACGATGTGTGGCTGACCGACTGCAAGCAGAGCGCGCCGGTGATCGCCTCGCCCGGCGGCCAGCAGTAG
- the aat gene encoding leucyl/phenylalanyl-tRNA--protein transferase, which produces MSHPREHQVEITPEVLLKAYACGIFPMAESADDPGLYWIEPERRGVIPLDSFAITGRLARTVRSDRYEIRIDHDFEAVIDGCAAPADGRGSTWINRRIRKLYCDLHARGYCHSVEAWQDGELVGGLYGVRLGRAFFGESMFHTARDASKVALVHLVARLKRGGFVLLDTQFVTDHLKSFGAIEVPRRQYHRLLAEALAEGEADFYCWPPGEAITGALCLQSVSHTS; this is translated from the coding sequence ATGTCACACCCGCGCGAACATCAGGTCGAGATTACGCCGGAAGTGCTGCTGAAGGCCTATGCCTGCGGCATCTTCCCGATGGCGGAGAGCGCGGACGATCCGGGCCTCTACTGGATCGAGCCGGAGCGGCGTGGGGTGATCCCGCTGGACAGCTTCGCCATCACCGGCCGCCTCGCCCGCACCGTGCGCTCCGACCGCTACGAAATCCGTATCGACCATGATTTCGAGGCGGTCATCGACGGCTGCGCGGCCCCGGCGGACGGGCGCGGCTCGACCTGGATCAACCGGCGCATCCGCAAGCTGTATTGCGACCTGCACGCGCGCGGCTACTGCCATTCGGTCGAGGCGTGGCAGGACGGGGAACTCGTCGGCGGGCTCTACGGGGTGCGGCTGGGGCGCGCCTTCTTCGGCGAGAGCATGTTCCACACGGCCCGCGACGCCTCGAAGGTGGCGCTGGTGCATCTGGTGGCGCGGCTGAAGCGCGGCGGCTTCGTGCTGCTGGATACCCAGTTCGTGACCGATCACCTGAAGAGCTTCGGCGCCATCGAGGTGCCGCGGCGCCAGTATCACCGCCTGCTCGCCGAGGCGCTGGCGGAGGGCGAGGCCGATTTCTACTGCTGGCCGCCGGGCGAGGCGATCACCGGCGCGCTCTGCTTGCAGTCGGTCAGCCACACATCGTAG
- the accC gene encoding acetyl-CoA carboxylase biotin carboxylase subunit produces MFGKILIANRGEIALRVLRACKEMGIATVAVHSTADANAMHVKLADESVCIGPPPARDSYLNIPALLAACEITGAEAVHPGYGFLAENARFAEILIDHGVQFIGPKPEHIRIMGDKIEAKKTAKKLGIPCVPGSDGGITSDDEAVKVANEIGYPVLIKAAAGGGGRGMKVARSEQELSSALSTARSEARAAFGDDAVYIEKYLSTPRHIEIQVLGDGKGNAIHLGERDCSLQRRHQKVLEEAPSPILTPEQRERIGGTVAQAMRDLKYLGAGTIEFLYENGEFYFIEMNTRIQVEHPVTEAITGVDLINEQIRVAAGLPMSVTQDDIKLNGHAIECRVNAEHPRTFRPSPGRIDNWHVPGGPGVRVDSAVYQGYSIPPYYDSLAGKLIVHAATRDECLARLKRALDEFVVEGIETTLPLFRELVDNDDIKRGAYDIHWLEHFLAEGEPGS; encoded by the coding sequence ATGTTCGGCAAGATCCTGATTGCCAATCGCGGCGAGATCGCGCTGCGGGTGCTGCGCGCCTGCAAGGAAATGGGCATCGCCACCGTCGCGGTGCACTCCACCGCCGACGCCAACGCGATGCATGTGAAGCTCGCCGACGAGAGCGTGTGCATCGGCCCGCCGCCGGCCCGGGACAGCTACCTGAACATCCCGGCCCTGCTCGCCGCCTGCGAGATCACCGGCGCCGAGGCGGTGCATCCGGGCTACGGCTTCCTCGCCGAGAATGCCCGCTTCGCCGAAATCCTGATCGACCACGGCGTGCAGTTCATCGGGCCCAAGCCCGAGCATATCCGCATCATGGGCGACAAGATCGAGGCCAAGAAGACCGCCAAGAAGCTCGGCATTCCCTGCGTGCCCGGCTCGGATGGCGGCATCACCTCGGATGACGAGGCGGTCAAGGTCGCCAACGAGATCGGCTATCCCGTGCTGATCAAGGCCGCCGCCGGCGGTGGCGGTCGCGGCATGAAGGTTGCGCGCTCGGAGCAGGAGCTGTCCTCTGCCCTGTCGACCGCCCGCTCCGAGGCCCGCGCCGCTTTCGGCGACGATGCGGTCTATATCGAGAAATATCTCAGCACGCCGCGCCATATCGAGATCCAGGTGCTGGGCGACGGCAAGGGCAACGCCATCCATCTCGGCGAGCGCGACTGCTCGCTGCAGCGCCGCCACCAGAAGGTGCTGGAGGAGGCCCCCTCCCCGATCCTCACGCCGGAACAGCGCGAGCGCATCGGCGGCACGGTGGCGCAGGCCATGCGCGACCTGAAATATCTCGGCGCCGGCACCATCGAGTTCCTGTACGAGAACGGCGAGTTCTATTTCATCGAGATGAACACCCGTATCCAGGTGGAGCATCCGGTGACGGAGGCGATCACCGGGGTCGACCTGATCAACGAGCAGATCCGCGTCGCCGCCGGCCTGCCGATGAGCGTGACGCAGGACGACATCAAGCTGAACGGCCACGCCATCGAGTGCCGCGTGAACGCCGAGCACCCGCGCACCTTCCGTCCCTCGCCGGGCCGGATCGACAACTGGCACGTGCCCGGCGGGCCGGGCGTGCGGGTGGATTCGGCGGTCTATCAGGGCTATTCGATCCCGCCCTATTACGACAGCCTCGCCGGCAAGCTGATCGTCCATGCGGCCACGCGGGACGAATGCCTCGCCCGCCTCAAGCGCGCGCTGGACGAGTTCGTGGTGGAAGGCATCGAGACCACGCTGCCGCTGTTCCGCGAGCTGGTCGACAATGACGACATCAAGCGCGGCGCCTACGACATCCACTGGCTCGAGCACTTCCTCGCCGAAGGCGAGCCGGGCAGCTGA
- the accB gene encoding acetyl-CoA carboxylase biotin carboxyl carrier protein — MKTNKPNIDPALVREIANLLSESDLTEIEVQHEDLRIRVVRAPPTVYAAAPVAVAAPAAAPAPAAAVAAPAASEDVSKHPGLVTSPMVGTAYLGPEPGAKYFIDVGSVVKEGQTLLIVEAMKTMNAIPAPRAGTVTRILVENAQPVEYGEPLLIIE, encoded by the coding sequence ATGAAAACCAACAAGCCGAACATCGACCCTGCGCTGGTGCGCGAGATCGCCAACCTGCTGTCCGAGAGCGACCTCACCGAGATCGAGGTGCAGCACGAGGATCTGCGCATCCGCGTCGTGCGCGCCCCGCCGACGGTCTATGCCGCCGCGCCGGTGGCGGTCGCCGCGCCGGCCGCTGCACCGGCCCCGGCCGCCGCTGTCGCCGCCCCCGCCGCGTCGGAAGACGTGTCGAAGCATCCCGGCCTCGTCACCTCGCCGATGGTCGGCACCGCCTATCTCGGCCCGGAGCCGGGCGCGAAGTACTTCATCGACGTCGGCTCGGTGGTCAAGGAAGGCCAGACGCTGCTGATCGTCGAGGCGATGAAGACCATGAACGCGATCCCCGCCCCCCGCGCGGGTACCGTCACCCGCATCCTCGTCGAGAACGCGCAGCCGGTCGAATATGGCGAGCCGCTCCTGATCATCGAGTGA
- the aroQ gene encoding type II 3-dehydroquinate dehydratase translates to MPDTVHVLNGPNLNLLGTREPEVYGRATLADVEAACRAACESHGLKLVFRQTNHEGELVTFLQEARGSLGVVLNAAAYTHTSVAVADAIKAVGLNVVEVHLSNVFAREAFRHHSYISPVARGVICGLGIEGYRLAIDALAGSAGSRAS, encoded by the coding sequence ATGCCCGACACGGTGCATGTTCTCAACGGTCCGAACCTCAACCTGCTCGGCACGCGCGAGCCGGAGGTGTACGGCCGCGCCACGCTGGCCGATGTCGAGGCCGCCTGCCGGGCGGCCTGCGAGAGCCACGGCCTCAAGCTGGTGTTTCGCCAGACCAATCACGAGGGCGAGCTCGTCACCTTCCTGCAGGAGGCGCGCGGCTCGCTCGGCGTCGTGCTCAACGCCGCCGCCTACACCCACACGTCCGTCGCCGTCGCCGACGCCATCAAGGCGGTCGGCCTCAATGTCGTCGAAGTCCACCTGTCCAACGTCTTCGCGCGCGAAGCCTTCCGCCATCACTCCTACATTTCGCCCGTTGCCCGCGGCGTGATCTGCGGGCTCGGGATCGAGGGTTACCGGCTCGCCATCGACGCGCTTGCCGGCTCCGCCGGCAGCCGCGCCAGCTGA
- a CDS encoding DsbA family protein: MSPLSILRRAGRGTLAAGLAAVLLLGAALTPAAALDDAQRKEFEGVIRDYLLKNPEVIQEAIVELQKRQQAAEAGQRKQALTELKPLIFDSPRGVVVGNPDGDVTLVEFFDYNCGYCKRALGDLVDLVGSDKKLKVVLKEFPVLGPGSVEAARVAVAVRLTAPDKYFAFHQKLLSDRGQANKAKALEAAAEVGVNRAALEKALENPEIDASLQESLKIADALGIDGTPSYVLGDEVVVGAVGHDQLREAIAAVRKCGKVQC, encoded by the coding sequence ATGTCGCCGCTGTCCATCCTTCGCCGTGCCGGCCGCGGCACCCTCGCCGCCGGGCTCGCCGCCGTCCTCCTTTTGGGGGCGGCGCTCACGCCCGCCGCGGCGCTCGACGACGCGCAGCGCAAGGAGTTCGAGGGCGTCATCCGCGACTATCTGCTGAAGAACCCGGAAGTGATCCAGGAAGCGATCGTCGAGCTGCAGAAGCGCCAGCAGGCCGCCGAGGCCGGCCAGCGCAAGCAGGCCCTGACCGAGCTCAAGCCGCTGATCTTCGATTCGCCGCGCGGCGTCGTGGTCGGCAACCCCGATGGCGACGTCACCCTCGTCGAGTTCTTCGACTACAATTGCGGCTACTGCAAAAGGGCGCTCGGCGACCTCGTCGATCTGGTCGGCAGCGACAAGAAGCTCAAGGTGGTGCTGAAGGAATTCCCGGTGCTCGGACCGGGCTCGGTCGAGGCCGCGCGCGTCGCCGTGGCGGTGCGCCTGACCGCGCCGGACAAGTACTTCGCCTTCCACCAGAAGCTGCTGAGCGATCGCGGCCAGGCCAACAAGGCGAAGGCTCTGGAAGCCGCCGCCGAAGTGGGCGTCAACCGCGCCGCGCTCGAGAAGGCGCTGGAGAACCCGGAGATCGACGCCTCCCTTCAGGAGAGCCTGAAGATCGCCGATGCGCTCGGCATCGACGGCACGCCGAGCTATGTGCTCGGCGACGAGGTGGTGGTCGGCGCGGTCGGCCACGACCAGCTCCGCGAGGCCATCGCCGCAGTCCGCAAATGCGGCAAGGTCCAGTGCTGA
- a CDS encoding M48 family metalloprotease has translation MMLPRLVDNPPLRRNPPARPSRLGCAFARAARGLGLVAATALAGQGALQPAMAQSQGRQPNIIRDAEIEQLLRDYTRPIFKVAGLTQQNIQIVLVGSDSFNAFVADGRRIFINTGALKQSKTPNEIIGVLAHETGHIAGGHLSNMRQQLESVQTAAIVGMLLAAGGIAAGAASGANMGAAASALVAPQEMARRTLLSYQRGQEASADQAAVKYLTATKQSAKGMLTTFERFQNEQMFLSQRVDPYVLSHPMATERIALLSELARRSPYYDTKDPPALQARHDMMRAKLVGFTQTPDAVSRAYPASSTSLPARYARAISAYRYGSIPDAIRQIDALIAEQPGNPYFYEIKGQALLEAGRPREAVPPLRRAVQLSNGHPLIRMLLGQALVATEDKSTMDEAVRELTFSLQREPSSPGGWRYLAMAYGRKGDIPNADLASAQAAFMSGEFRSARELATRAKNGFPLGSPGWLKADDIVNFKPPVDPRSKKKAGP, from the coding sequence ATGATGCTTCCCAGGCTCGTTGACAACCCCCCGCTTCGGCGGAACCCGCCCGCCCGGCCCTCGCGGCTCGGGTGCGCCTTCGCGCGCGCGGCGCGGGGGCTCGGCCTCGTGGCCGCGACCGCCCTCGCCGGCCAGGGTGCCCTCCAGCCCGCCATGGCGCAGAGCCAGGGCCGGCAGCCCAACATCATCCGCGACGCCGAGATCGAGCAGCTTCTGCGCGACTATACGCGACCGATCTTCAAGGTCGCCGGCCTGACCCAGCAGAACATCCAGATCGTGCTGGTCGGCAGCGACTCCTTCAACGCCTTCGTCGCCGACGGCCGGCGCATCTTCATCAATACCGGGGCGCTGAAGCAGTCCAAGACGCCGAACGAGATCATCGGCGTGCTGGCGCACGAGACCGGCCACATCGCCGGCGGCCACCTGTCGAACATGCGCCAGCAGCTCGAATCCGTGCAGACCGCCGCCATTGTCGGCATGCTGCTCGCCGCCGGCGGCATCGCCGCGGGCGCGGCCTCCGGCGCCAATATGGGCGCGGCGGCCAGCGCCCTCGTCGCGCCGCAGGAAATGGCGCGCCGGACGCTGCTGTCCTACCAGCGCGGCCAGGAAGCCTCGGCCGACCAGGCGGCGGTGAAGTACCTCACCGCCACCAAGCAGTCCGCCAAGGGCATGCTGACGACCTTCGAGCGCTTCCAGAACGAGCAGATGTTCCTGAGCCAGCGTGTCGACCCCTATGTGCTGAGCCATCCGATGGCGACCGAGCGCATCGCGCTGCTGTCCGAACTCGCCCGCCGGAGCCCCTATTACGACACCAAGGACCCGCCGGCGCTGCAGGCCCGCCACGACATGATGCGCGCCAAGCTGGTCGGCTTCACCCAGACCCCGGACGCGGTCAGCCGCGCCTATCCGGCCTCCAGCACCTCGCTGCCGGCACGCTATGCCCGCGCCATCTCGGCCTATCGCTATGGCAGCATTCCCGACGCGATCCGCCAGATCGACGCGCTGATCGCCGAGCAGCCGGGCAATCCCTATTTCTACGAGATCAAGGGGCAGGCGCTGCTGGAGGCCGGGCGGCCGCGCGAGGCGGTTCCGCCGCTGCGCCGCGCGGTGCAGCTCTCCAACGGCCACCCGCTGATCCGCATGCTGCTCGGCCAGGCGCTGGTGGCCACCGAGGACAAGTCCACCATGGACGAGGCGGTGCGGGAGCTGACTTTCAGCCTCCAGCGCGAGCCTTCCTCGCCCGGCGGCTGGCGCTACCTCGCCATGGCCTATGGCCGGAAGGGCGACATACCCAATGCCGATCTCGCCTCCGCCCAGGCCGCGTTCATGAGCGGGGAGTTCCGCTCCGCCCGCGAACTGGCGACGCGCGCGAAGAACGGCTTTCCCCTTGGCTCGCCCGGCTGGCTGAAGGCCGACGACATCGTCAACTTCAAGCCGCCGGTCGATCCCCGTTCGAAGAAAAAGGCCGGCCCGTGA
- a CDS encoding pyridoxal phosphate-dependent aminotransferase → MSSSSAPTPTQVAARLAGASRRSEIAPFIVMDVMERAARIEAAGGHVIHMEVGQPAAPAPSTAREAARRALEHGRIGYTTALGLPGLRARIARHYGDTYGLDLDPARVVVTTGSSAGFLLAFLSMFEAGDRVAIANPGYPPYRHILTALGCEPVLIETDAASRWVITPQALIEAHRRTPLKGVLVASPANPTGTMMRPEALAELIRTAEGLGIRFISDEIYHGLDYAFPASTAAAVSDDATIIHSFSKYFCMTGWRVGWMVMPASLVRAVERLQQNLMISVPTLSQVAAEAAFDGAAEMEAVKHGYEENRLILTQGLPAAGLPEFLPVDGAFYLYADVSRFTDDSAGFARRLLDEALVAATPGVDFDPHRGHHYLRLSYAGSADEMRQAVHRIGDFLRKG, encoded by the coding sequence ATGAGCTCATCTTCCGCACCGACCCCGACGCAGGTCGCCGCGCGTCTCGCCGGCGCCTCGCGCCGCAGCGAGATCGCCCCCTTCATCGTCATGGACGTGATGGAGCGCGCCGCCCGCATCGAGGCGGCGGGCGGCCACGTCATCCACATGGAGGTCGGCCAGCCGGCCGCCCCGGCGCCCTCGACCGCCCGCGAGGCGGCGCGCCGCGCGCTGGAGCACGGGCGCATCGGCTACACCACCGCGCTCGGCCTGCCGGGCCTGCGCGCCCGCATCGCCCGCCACTATGGCGACACCTACGGGCTCGACCTCGACCCGGCGCGCGTGGTGGTGACGACGGGTTCCTCGGCCGGCTTCCTGCTCGCCTTCCTGTCGATGTTCGAGGCGGGCGACCGGGTGGCCATCGCCAATCCGGGCTATCCGCCCTATCGCCATATCCTGACCGCGCTCGGCTGCGAGCCGGTGCTGATCGAGACCGATGCCGCCTCGCGCTGGGTGATCACGCCGCAGGCGCTGATCGAGGCGCACCGGCGCACGCCGCTCAAGGGCGTGCTGGTGGCCAGCCCCGCCAACCCGACCGGCACCATGATGCGCCCGGAGGCGCTGGCCGAGCTGATCCGCACCGCCGAGGGGCTCGGCATCCGCTTCATCTCCGACGAGATCTATCACGGGCTCGACTACGCCTTCCCCGCCAGCACGGCGGCGGCGGTGAGCGACGACGCGACCATCATCCATTCCTTCTCGAAGTATTTCTGCATGACCGGCTGGCGCGTCGGCTGGATGGTGATGCCGGCCTCGCTGGTGCGGGCGGTCGAGCGGCTCCAGCAGAACCTGATGATCTCCGTGCCCACGCTCTCGCAGGTCGCCGCCGAGGCGGCGTTCGACGGCGCGGCCGAGATGGAGGCGGTCAAGCACGGCTATGAGGAGAATCGCCTGATTCTCACCCAGGGCCTGCCGGCCGCCGGGCTGCCGGAATTCCTGCCCGTCGACGGGGCGTTCTATCTCTATGCCGACGTCTCGCGCTTCACCGACGATTCGGCCGGCTTCGCGCGCCGCCTGCTCGACGAGGCGCTGGTGGCGGCGACGCCCGGTGTCGATTTCGACCCGCATCGCGGCCACCATTACCTGCGCCTGTCCTATGCCGGCTCCGCCGACGAGATGCGCCAGGCCGTGCACCGCATCGGCGATTTCCTGCGCAAGGGGTGA